One Ricinus communis isolate WT05 ecotype wild-type chromosome 2, ASM1957865v1, whole genome shotgun sequence DNA segment encodes these proteins:
- the LOC8274653 gene encoding hexokinase-2, chloroplastic isoform X1: protein MSVATATSPAVGSFYVSRSRRGIPPIRMAVRSNAVVSVAPILTKLQKECATPLPVLRHVADSMSADMRAGLAADGGSDLKMILSYVDHLPSGNEKGLFYALDLGGTNFRVLRVQLGGKEERVIATEFEQVSIPQELMFGTNDQLFDFIASGLANFAKKEGGKFHLPHGRKREIGFTFSFPVKQTSIDSGILMKWTKGFAVSGTAGRDVVACLNEAMERQSLDMRVSALVNDTVGTLAGARYWDDDVMVAVILGTGTNACYVERTDAIPKLQGQKSSSGRTIVNTEWGAFSNGIPLTVFDRDMDAASINPGEQIFEKTISGMYLGEIARRALLKIAEEGALFGQSVPEKLSIPFALRTPDLCAMQQDNSDDLHSVGSVLYDVVGAESSLSARKIVIEVCDAIVKRGGRLAGAGIVGILQKMEEDSKGLISGKRTVVAMDGGLYEHYPQYRRYLQDAVTELLGLESSKNIVIEHSKDGSGIGAALLAATNSKYDHDF from the exons ATGTCGGTTGCCACTGCCACTTCCCCAGCCGTTGGATCATTCTATGTCTCGCGATCTCGCCGGGGTATACCTCCAATAAGGATGGCCGTCCGATCTAACGCTGTAGTTTCAGTAGCTCCAATCTTGACAAAGTTACAAAAAGAGTGTGCAACTCCATTGCCAGTTCTTCGCCACGTGGCGGATTCCATGTCCGCTGATATGCGCGCTGGACTTGCTGCTGATGGTGGTAGTGATCTGAAGATGATATTAAGCTATGTAGATCACTTGCCTAGCGG GAATGAGAAAGGATTGTTTTATGCGTTGGATCTTGGGGGCACAAATTTCCGAGTGCTGAGAGTGCAATTAGGAGGGAAGGAAGAGCGCGTGATTGCTACTGAATTTGAGCAAGTATCTATTCCTCAAGAGCTCATGTTTGGTACCAATGAT CaactttttgattttattgcaTCTGGACTCGCAAATTTTGCAAAAAAAGAAGGTGGGAAATTTCACCTGCCACATGGCAGGAAAAGAGAGATTGGATtcacattttctttccctGTGAAGCAAACTTCAATCGATTCTGGCATTCTGATGAAATGGACCAAGGGTTTTGCAGTCTCTGGAACG GCAGGGCGAGATGTTGTTGCTTGTCTAAATGAAGCTATGGAGAGGCAAAGTCTAGACATGAGGGTGTCTGCTCTG GTTAATGATACTGTTGGAACTTTAGCAGGAGCAAGATACTGGGATGATGATGTTATGGTTGCAGTAATTTTGGGCACTGGAACTAATGCTTGTTATGTAGAACGTACTGATGCTATTCCAAAACTACAGGGGCAAAAATCATCTTCTGGAAGAACG ATTGTTAATACTGAATGGGGAGCATTTTCAAATGGTATTCCTTTGACTGTGTTTGATAGAGATATGGATGCCGCAAGTATCAATCCGGGTGAGCAG ATATTTGAGAAGACAATCTCTGGAATGTATCTAGGAGAAATTGCAAGGCGAGCATTACTGAAGATAGCGGAAGAAGGTGCTCTATTCGGCCAATCTGTGCCAGAAAAATTATCCATACCATTTGCACTGCG TACCCCAGATCTATGTGCAATGCAGCAGGACAACTCTGATGATCTTCATTCCGTTGGATCAGTCCTCTATGATGTTGTTGgg GCCGAGTCCAGCTTAAGTGCGAGGAAGATCGTCATAGAGGTTTGTGATGCCATTGTAAAGAGAGGAGGACGTTTAGCCGGTGCAGGAATTGTTGGGATTCTACAGAAGATGGAGGAGGATTCGAAAGGTCTTATATCTGGAAAGAGAACAGTGGTGGCTATGGATGGTGGGCTGTATGAGCACTACCCTCAGTACAGAAGATACTTGCAGGATGCTGTCACAGAGCTTCTTGGGTTAGAAAGTTCAAAGAATATAGTCATAGAACATTCAAAAGATGGGTCAGGGATTGGAGCTGCTCTCTTGGCTGCCACGAATTCAAAATATGATCATGACTTTTAG
- the LOC8274653 gene encoding hexokinase-2, chloroplastic isoform X2 — MSVATATSPAVGSFYVSRSRRGIPPIRMAVRSNAVVSVAPILTKLQKECATPLPVLRHVADSMSADMRAGLAADGGSDLKMILSYVDHLPSGNEKGLFYALDLGGTNFRVLRVQLGGKEERVIATEFEQVSIPQELMFGTNDQLFDFIASGLANFAKKEGGKFHLPHGRKREIGFTFSFPVKQTSIDSGILMKWTKGFAVSGTAGRDVVACLNEAMERQSLDMRVSALVCCSHSRARYWDDDVMVAVILGTGTNACYVERTDAIPKLQGQKSSSGRTIVNTEWGAFSNGIPLTVFDRDMDAASINPGEQIFEKTISGMYLGEIARRALLKIAEEGALFGQSVPEKLSIPFALRTPDLCAMQQDNSDDLHSVGSVLYDVVGAESSLSARKIVIEVCDAIVKRGGRLAGAGIVGILQKMEEDSKGLISGKRTVVAMDGGLYEHYPQYRRYLQDAVTELLGLESSKNIVIEHSKDGSGIGAALLAATNSKYDHDF, encoded by the exons ATGTCGGTTGCCACTGCCACTTCCCCAGCCGTTGGATCATTCTATGTCTCGCGATCTCGCCGGGGTATACCTCCAATAAGGATGGCCGTCCGATCTAACGCTGTAGTTTCAGTAGCTCCAATCTTGACAAAGTTACAAAAAGAGTGTGCAACTCCATTGCCAGTTCTTCGCCACGTGGCGGATTCCATGTCCGCTGATATGCGCGCTGGACTTGCTGCTGATGGTGGTAGTGATCTGAAGATGATATTAAGCTATGTAGATCACTTGCCTAGCGG GAATGAGAAAGGATTGTTTTATGCGTTGGATCTTGGGGGCACAAATTTCCGAGTGCTGAGAGTGCAATTAGGAGGGAAGGAAGAGCGCGTGATTGCTACTGAATTTGAGCAAGTATCTATTCCTCAAGAGCTCATGTTTGGTACCAATGAT CaactttttgattttattgcaTCTGGACTCGCAAATTTTGCAAAAAAAGAAGGTGGGAAATTTCACCTGCCACATGGCAGGAAAAGAGAGATTGGATtcacattttctttccctGTGAAGCAAACTTCAATCGATTCTGGCATTCTGATGAAATGGACCAAGGGTTTTGCAGTCTCTGGAACG GCAGGGCGAGATGTTGTTGCTTGTCTAAATGAAGCTATGGAGAGGCAAAGTCTAGACATGAGGGTGTCTGCTCTGGTTTGTTGTTCCCATTCTA GAGCAAGATACTGGGATGATGATGTTATGGTTGCAGTAATTTTGGGCACTGGAACTAATGCTTGTTATGTAGAACGTACTGATGCTATTCCAAAACTACAGGGGCAAAAATCATCTTCTGGAAGAACG ATTGTTAATACTGAATGGGGAGCATTTTCAAATGGTATTCCTTTGACTGTGTTTGATAGAGATATGGATGCCGCAAGTATCAATCCGGGTGAGCAG ATATTTGAGAAGACAATCTCTGGAATGTATCTAGGAGAAATTGCAAGGCGAGCATTACTGAAGATAGCGGAAGAAGGTGCTCTATTCGGCCAATCTGTGCCAGAAAAATTATCCATACCATTTGCACTGCG TACCCCAGATCTATGTGCAATGCAGCAGGACAACTCTGATGATCTTCATTCCGTTGGATCAGTCCTCTATGATGTTGTTGgg GCCGAGTCCAGCTTAAGTGCGAGGAAGATCGTCATAGAGGTTTGTGATGCCATTGTAAAGAGAGGAGGACGTTTAGCCGGTGCAGGAATTGTTGGGATTCTACAGAAGATGGAGGAGGATTCGAAAGGTCTTATATCTGGAAAGAGAACAGTGGTGGCTATGGATGGTGGGCTGTATGAGCACTACCCTCAGTACAGAAGATACTTGCAGGATGCTGTCACAGAGCTTCTTGGGTTAGAAAGTTCAAAGAATATAGTCATAGAACATTCAAAAGATGGGTCAGGGATTGGAGCTGCTCTCTTGGCTGCCACGAATTCAAAATATGATCATGACTTTTAG